The Chryseolinea soli nucleotide sequence CGCGAAGCCCGCATCAACCTGGCTTCGGGCATGCTCACCGACTTTGACAAAACGCTGGCGGATGCCCTGGCCAACAGCCAGACCATGTATGGCGACAACAGCGCAACCTATGCCGGCAACCTCATCGACGTGGCCGAGATCTACAACGAATACGGCAACTTTCGGGTAAGCCGCGAATACCTGGAAAAAGCTAAGGAACTGCTCACAAAGACCAATCAGTATTCGGATGCGCTAAAAGGACGCGTGGCATTGGCCGAAGCCGAAGCCATGACAGGCCAGGGCTTTTGCAACGACGCGGTGGCTACACTGCGCAGCGTGGAGAGCTATTTCGCAGGTCGCGCGGTAGAGAAAGAGACCAAGGTGGATGGCGCAACCATCAAAACCGTGCGGGTACCCGACGAAGAATTATTGTTCCGCTACACCAGCTATGCACGCCTGCTCACCCTGACCGCCAACGCCTACGCCAAAAAAGGAAACCTCCTTTCGGCCGACTCCGCTTTTAAAGCAGCGCAAGTGTGGATCCGAAAAAACCAACGCTTCATGGGCGAGACCAGCCTGTATTTGGTGCAAAACAATTTCCTCTACGCCCGCATGCTGGTGGACAACGGCAACGAGCATCGCGAGAATGACCTCGAATTCGACAACCTGTTGAACGATCTGAAACGCCGCGCCAATCCCACCTACACCCTGGGCCACGACATTTATCTCGCCTATCTCCACCAAATGCTGGAAGAAGAAAATCGCGCCCGCTACCTGAACGTGAAGCTCGAGTACGAGAAGATGATCGACAAGTATTTTCCGAAAACAAGCCTCGTGCGCATCAACCTGAAAGCGGTAGAGTTTGATTCAAAATTTCAGCGCGACAAAACCAAAGACCTGGAAACAGACGCCATCGCCCTCATCAAATCGAAATCGCTTCCCAAAAATTATCGCACCACCGAACGCACGTTGAATTTTTTGTATGAAGTGGCGCTGCGCGAGAAACGCTACACCAACGCCGAGAGCTACCTCACACAGATCTCAGAAATTCAGAAAGAACTTTATGGCGAAACGTCGCCGGAATATCATCTCTCCCTGATCCGGCTGGCCGGTTTCTATCTCGACTATACCAACAAGATCGACGAAGCCTCCAAGATCTATGAAGAAAGCTATGCCAAGATCGTCTCGAAGGAAATCGGCCCCTGGCACAAAGACAACCTCAACATCCTGAACCACCTGGCAACGTTGTATGAATACGCCGACAAGTACGCACTCGCCAGCGCCACGCTCGACAAGGCTTCGGACGTAGCGCGCTCCAAGTTCGACGACAAAGATCCTGACTACGGCGTGGAACTCGACCGTATCGCCGGATTGCAGATCAAACTCGGACAGTACGAAAAAGCCGAAGGGAACCTGGCAAAAGCACTGACCATCCTGGAAGAATATCGCAAAGACGACGCGCGCATCGGCGACTATGTGCACGTGATCGAAACGCAAGCCAAGCTCTTCGGGATCAAAGGCCTCTTCGACGAAGCCGAAGATAACCTGGAGCGGTCGCGACGACTCATCGAGAAAGCGAAAGTGGCCGTGGGTAGCGAGCTGAGCACTGCGGAAGAGTTGACGGCACTGTTCATCCAACTGGGACGCTATTCGGAAGCCGACCGTTTGCTGAACACGCAAATCCCCGAATACGAACTGCTTTATGGTAACACCTCCTTGCGCCTCATCGAGCCCCTGGTGAACAAAGGACGCCTCGCCCTGGCCAAAGGCGACTACACCGAGGCCGAACGCATTGCCCTGCGCGCCAACCAACTCGCCACGAAATCCTATGGCGAGATCTCGACCAAGACCGCCCCGACACAAAAATTGCTCAGTGACATTTATTATACGCTGGGCGACTACGACAAAGCCGAAAAGAATGTGATCAAGGCCGTCGCCAGCCAGGAAAAACAATTTGGAAGAAATCACGTGGAGGTGGCCAAATCGCTCTCGCAACTGGCCCTCATCAAGTTCTACAAAGGCGACAAGCCGAAGGAAGTTGAAAAGCTCATGCTGGAGTCGCGCGACATCATGGCGGCCAAGCTGGGCAAGGACAACCCCCAGTATGCCGAGATCCTGAAGAACGTTGCCGTCCTCTACATCTCCGAAAAGAAATTCGATCTCGCCTTCAACTCGCTCACGGTGGCCGAAGGCATTTGGCGCACAAAGACGGGCACCAAGAACAACATCAACGCCGCCGGGATCTATACGCTGACCGGCGATGTTTACTATCAATTGAAGAACTATAAGAAGGCGGAAGAATTCTACAACCAATCGAAAAACCTGTACGAGAAATTCTTCAGCATTACCCACCCCGAGTATGTGAAGGTGATGTCGAAATTGAGCAAGGTGGCCTACATGCAGAAGGATTACAAGCGCTCAAAACGCCTCATCGAAGAATCGCTCACCAACTACGAAAGCTTTATCAAACAATACTTCCCCGCCCTGAGTGAACGCGAAAAGGCAAAGTACTGGAACACCATCAAAGGCGACTTCGAATTCTACAACACGCTTGCGCTGAGCAACCTCGACGACTTCAAAGACCTGTCGGGGAAAGTATACAACTATCAATTGCTCACGAAGGCCCTACTGCTCAGTTCGTCTATCAAAATACGCGAACGCATCCTCAACAGCACCGACGACCAGTTGAAGATGCAATACAGCACGTGGGTACAAAAGAAGGAACTCCTCACCCTGGCATTGTCCATGAGCGCCACGCAACTGGTAGAGAACGGCATCGACCCCGCGGCGCTGCAACAGGAAGTGGAGCGGCTGGAGAAAGACCTCAGCCAGCGTTCGGAGTTGTTCGGCCAGAGTTTTGAGAACAAGCGCGTCACCTACGATGATGTGAAGAAAGCGCTGAAGCCCAATGAAGCGGCCATCGAAATGGTGCGCTACCGTTATTTTAATCACGACTTCACCGACTCGGTTATTTATGCGGCGTTATACCTGAAACCCGACTTCTCCCGACCTAAGGCCATCCTGATCAAAGACGGCAAAAAGCTGGAGACGCGCTATTTCAAATTCTATCGCAACGCCATCACCGGCAAAGTGCCCGACGAAGTTTCGTATGGCGTGTTCTGGAAACCCATTCAGGATGAGGTCGGCCAATCGGCCACCATCTATCTTTCTGCCGATGGCATCTACAACCAGATCAACCTCGAAGCCATTCCCACACCCGATGGCAAATACGTGATCGACAACGCCAACATCGTGCTGGTGAGCAACACGAAAGATCTTTACATCCGGAAGATAAAATCAAAACAAAGCCCCTCCGAAAACACCGCCTCCATGTTTGGCAACCCCACCTTCTACGCAGCAGCCACGGGCGACCAATCCATTTCATCGCTACCCGGCACGGAAAAAGAAGTGACGCAGTTGCAATTCATCCTGAAACAAAAAGGCTGGATCACCGCCGAATATGTGGAACAAACCGCGTCGGAAGAAAATGTAAAGGAGATGAACAGCCCCAAGATCTTTCACATTGCCACACACGGATTTTACCGTCCTACCGTGCAGGCAACATTGGAGGATGAACTACAAGGCAGCGAAGCCGCCCTAAATCAAAACCCGCTGATGCGCACCGGCCTCTTGCTGCGCGGTGCCGGCGACTTGATGGAGAAGACAGAATACAACTACAACATGGAAAACGGCATCCTCACCGCCTATGAAGCCATGAGCCTGAACCTCGACAAGACCGACCTGGTGGTGCTGAGCGCCTGCGAAACCGGTTTAGGTGATCTCGAGGCGGGCGAAGGTGTATATGGCCTGCAACGCGCTTTCCTCGTGGCCGGCGCCAAGGTACTTATCATGAGCATGTTCAAAGTAGACGATGACGCCACCCAAAAGCTGATGCTAAAGTTCTACCAAAAATGGCTCAACTCCGCCAACCTCCGTCAAAGCTTTATTGATGCAAAAAAAGAGATCCGGGTCGAGTATCCCGAGCCTATCTATTGGGGTGCCTTCATGATGATCGGGCTGGATTGACAAGGCAAGTCGCGGAACTCGAAAGTTGAACCGCAGTGGCGCAAAGAAAGACGCAAGGTTCCGCTGCGTTGACTTTGCGCCTCTGCGTCTTTCTTCGCTCGCCGAAGCTTTAGCGAGGTGAGGCGGTGAAAAATTTCTCTCGAAATTACAAATCAGTCCTCCACGAATGGCCTACACCTGCTCCTGCGGCCACGGCGCGAACTCATAGCCGTCTTTTGAAAAAGTTGGGAAAGATCTGGACGTGCTTCTGCTTGATCTCTTCAAACATCATGCGTTTCAACCCCGTGATGTTTTCGTTTTTTGTGGCCGACACAAAAATGACGTGCTCATACCCCATCTCGCGATAGTAGCCTTTCCGTTCTTCGAGATCTACTTCGGGATGTTGTTTTTTATACAGATCGATCTTGTTCAACACCAGGATCGTGGTGATGTTCGCCGCCCCGATCTCCTGCAATGTCTTAGATACTACTTCGATCTGGTTGTCGTGAAAAGGATGTGCGAAGTCCACGACGTGGAGCAACAAGTCGGCCTCGCGCACTTCATCCAGCGTGGATTTGAATGATTCAATCAGGTGGTGGGGCAGCTTGCGGATGAATCCTACCGTATCGGAAAGCAGGAAGGGTACGTTGCCAAACGTTACTTTGCGCACGGTGGCATCGACGGTCGCAAACAATTTGTTTTCGGCCAGCACCCCGGAGCCCGACAGCAGATTCATCAGGGTGGATTTGCCTACGTTGGTATAGCCCACCAGCGCCACCCGCACGACGTTGCCGCGCGATTTGCGTTGGGTGATCTTTTGCTTTTCGATCTTCTCCAGCTTGTCTTTCAGGATGCTGATTTGGTTCCGGATGTTCCGGCGGTCGGTCTCGATTTCGCGCTCACCGGCACCCCCCCGGGTTCCCGTTCCCCCGCGTTGCCGTTCCAAGTGGGTCCACATCCGGGTTAGGCGGGGCAATAAATATTGGTTTCGGGCCAATTCCACCTGGGTGCGCGCCTGCGCGGTTTGCGCACGAAACAGGAAAATATCGAGAATAAGAAGGCTGCGGTCGTAGATCCGTACTTTGGGTTCGTCGGCGTCGCTGGTATTGAATTCCTTTTCCAGGTTGCGTAGCTGCGAGGGCGTGAGATCCTCGTCAAAAATGATATTGTTTACCTTTTTTACGGTCACAAATTCCTTGATCTCCGCCAGCTTGCCTTTGCCCACAAACGTCCGGGAATCGGGGTGGGGAAGATTTTGCACAAATTGTTTAATGGTCTTCACGCCAGCCGTTTCGGCCAGGAAGGCGAGCTCATCCAGGTGTTCCTGCGTAACCTCCTGATCCTGTGCCCCTCCCAGGGCTACCATTACAGCTGTTTTTTCCTTAACTGTCATTCGTTTTTTACTTAGCGTCAAACATAACGGATAAATTTTAAAGTAAGTTTTAGGGCGCCTGTTACTTTTCATACCTTTGGTGAATCTAAACCAGAGATATTTAGAGAAAACCTGATTTTTCGACCACTAGTCGGATTTAGGATCGGATAAAATTCTCACAATCAGAGCCCAGAGAGGATGAGAGTCGCGATCGTATTAAACACATCCTGGAATATCTTTAATTTCAGGATGAATTTTGTGCGCGCCCTGCAGATGCAAGGCCACGAAGTACACACCATAGCCCCGGTGGATGAATTCACGCACCTGCTTACCGAAGCCGGTTGCATTCATCACCCGGTAAAAATGGATAGCCGGGGTGCCAACCCCATAAAGGATTCGGCCTTGATCGCCGAGCTCTTCTTCATCTATCGCAAGGTTAAGCCGGATATTATTCTCCACTACACCATCAAACCCAACGTTTACGGCACCCTGGCGGCCAGTATGCTTGGAATTCCCGTCATCAATAACGTTTGCGGTCTGGGCACGGTCTTCCTGAAAGATAACATCGTGTCGGCCATCGCCATGTTGCTCTACAAGATCAGTTTCCGGTTCGCCGGCAAGGTGTTCTTCCAAAACCCTGACGATCTGAAGCTCTTCCTCGACAAAAAACTCGTGCCTGCCAAAGCCGTCGACATCCTGCCCGGTTCGGGCATCGACCTGAAACGCTTCCAACCCACGCCGTTCAAACGAAATGAAAAATTCACGTTCCTGCTCATCTCCCGCCTGATCACCGACAAAGGTGTGATCGAGTATATCGACGCGGTCCGGAAATTGAAGGGCAAGGGCATCGATGCACATTTCCAGGTGCTGGGCGCGAAAGACCCCTTGCATAAGCGCGGCATTCAACTGGATGTTATCCAGGAATGGATCGACAGCGGCACCATAGAATACCTGGGCACTACCAATGATGTACGCGATTTTATAAACAATGCCGACTGCGTCGTGCTGCCCTCCTATCGCGAAGGCACGCCCCGCACGCTGCTGGAAGCCGCGAGCTCATCCAAACCCATCATCGCCACCGACGTGCCGGGATGTAATCACGTGGTCAAAGACGACTTCAACGGATTCCTCTGCCGCCTGAAAGATGCCGACGATCTGGCCGAAAAAATGAAGCGCATGGCCGGTCTGGCCGATGAGAAACTGAAGGCCTTCGGCAAGAATGGACGGGCAAAGATGGAGGCAGAATATGATGAATCTCTTGTCATAAACAAGTATCTTGCGGCCTTGTCGGATTTTCGGCAAGCATCCTAACCCAACGATACCCTTCATGGAAGTCAAAGCAACCGGGATAGAAGGTCTGGTGGAAATTATTCCTACCCTCTACAAAGACGATCGAGGCTGGTTTTACGAGTTCTACAAAGAAGATACCTTCAGCAAGCACAACCTCAACTATCGGTTTGTCCAGGAAAACACCTCCTTTTCAAAAAAAGGCGTCATCCGCGGATTGCATATGCAACGGGCGCCATACGCCCAGGCCAAGCTGGTGACCGTGCTCTCCGGAAAAGTGCTCGACGTGGTGGTGGACCTGCGCTCCGGTTCGAAGACCTTCGGACAAGTGTATTACTATATCCTGGACGGAGAGCGCCGTAACATGCTGATGGTGCCCGAGGGATTTGTCCACGGGTTTGCCGCCCTGGAAGACTCCGTCTTCTTCTACAAATGCTCCAACCTCTACGATAAAGCCTCCGAGATCGGCGTTCGCTGGAACGATCCTGAATTGAACATTGACTGGCGCGTACAAGATCCCATCATCTCCGAGAAGGACATGGTATTGCCCACGATGGACGAATTGTTAGGAAATTCCGTAATTTCACGGTAATGAACCAACGCCTTGTACGTGAAACAACTATTTTTTTGGGCCTCTAACAGCGCGCTCCTTCTTTTTTGCGTCCTCCTCACTTCCTGTAGCTCGTACAAGCAGAACATCATGTTCAAAGTACCCGAGGGGACCGTATTGAAACAGCAGACCGAAGCTGCCGAAAAGAACTATGTCATCCAGATCAATGACCAATTGCAACTGGAGGTTTACACCAGCAACGGCGAACGCCTAATCGATCCCGACCGCAAGCTGTCGCCGGACAGCCCGGATCAGAAAAGCACAAAAGAATCTGAACCAACCTACCTGGTAGACGTGAATGGCGTCAGCAAATTTCCCATGGTCGGCAGCACCAAAGTGGTAGGGCTCACCATCGGCCAGGCGGAAGAAATATTACAGCAGGCCTACGCCGTCTATTATCAGCAACCCTTTGTGAAGCTGAGATACACCAACAAGCGCGTAGTGGTGCTGGGCGCTCCCGGTGGGCAGGTCATTCCCCTGGCGAATGAGAACATGCACCTGGTAGAGGTACTGGCCCTGGCCAAAGGTGTAGGCAATGATGCCAAGGCGCATAATATCCGGGTGTTGCGCGGCAAAGAAGTGTTTGTTACCGACCTCAGCACCTTCGACGGATATCTGAAGAACAACATTGCCATGGAGCCGGGTGATGTGGTGTATGTAGAACCTATTCGCAGGCCGGTCTCGGAGGCCTTTCGCGACTATGGACCGATCGTCAGTGTCCTTACCAGCCTCACCACCCTGCTGGTCGTTATCCTGAGCCTTTAACGAAAGAAATGTTGGAGATACCAAAAAACATACCGCCCCAGCAATCACCGGCCAACGAACCCCTTGATCTCAATAAGCTGAAGATCATTTTCAAGCGCAATTGGCTTTGGCTGGTCGTTCTATTCCTGGTCATCAACAGCATCGCGTATCTCAAGGTGCGCTACACCAAAAATGTCTACGAGTCGTCGTCGGAACTGAAACTGGATATAAAAAAGGAGGCAACGGAATTTGGCATCAAGCCGACCGTGGAAGACCCGAATCTCAACCTGCTATCGGGCGAGATCGAACTGATCGAGTCGCGCCTGTTTTTGGGACGTGTGCTGGACTCCTCCGATCTCAATGTGAGCTACTTCAGTGTGGGCCGCGTTTTGAACGACGAACTGTTCCAGAGCGCCCCCTTCGTGGTCCGCTACAAAGCTCAAAATGAAAGTAGCTTCAACGCCCCGATCCACCTCGATGACACGGGGAACGACGAGTTCACACTTCAGGTGGGCGACGAAGGACAGAAAGCAGCGGGCCGCTACAACTCGAAAGTGAGCTTGAACGGCGTGGACCTTTACATTGAAAAAAACGAAGCGTTCAAAAAAGGCGATGAGATCGGCTATTTCTTTGTGCTCAATACCCGCGATGCCTTGCTGGGCTACCTGCTGCGAAATCTGACGGCCGAGCCGCTGAACTTCAACGCCAATACGCTGCGCATTTCCTTCAAAGACAATAACCCATCGAAGGCCACGGCCATCCTCAACAAGATCGATTCCATTTATCTGCATTACAGCTACGAACAAAAGAACCTCGCGAACAAGCAGAAGATCGATTGGGTCTCGAACGAGCTCGTCAACATCGAGCACAAGATGGAAGATTTCGAAAATTACTTCGAGAATTTCACGCTACAGAACAAGACCAACAACCTGGACGAGGACCTGAAGAAAACCGTCTCGGCCATCAACCGCCTGGATTCGCAGCGGTATGAACTCACCAACAAGATCGTGGAAGTGAACACGCTGATGGAAGGCCTGAAGACCGGTGACCTGTTCATTTCGTTGACACAGCTTCACGCACTGCCCCCCACCATCGCCAAGAACCTGGAGCAACTCGAGGACCTCTACAGGGACCAGGAAAAGCTGAAGCTCTCCTATAAGGAAGTGACCTTCGCCTATCGTCAACGTCAAAAGGACATCGAGACACTCCGCGATAAATCGGGCCGGCAGTTGGAGGAGCAGCGCGCAGAATGGATCAAGCGCCTGGAACAGATCAATCAAAAGAAGGCGCGACTCGAACACGAATTTGTGAACATTCCCGACAAGAGCACGCAGTT carries:
- a CDS encoding GumC family protein produces the protein MLEIPKNIPPQQSPANEPLDLNKLKIIFKRNWLWLVVLFLVINSIAYLKVRYTKNVYESSSELKLDIKKEATEFGIKPTVEDPNLNLLSGEIELIESRLFLGRVLDSSDLNVSYFSVGRVLNDELFQSAPFVVRYKAQNESSFNAPIHLDDTGNDEFTLQVGDEGQKAAGRYNSKVSLNGVDLYIEKNEAFKKGDEIGYFFVLNTRDALLGYLLRNLTAEPLNFNANTLRISFKDNNPSKATAILNKIDSIYLHYSYEQKNLANKQKIDWVSNELVNIEHKMEDFENYFENFTLQNKTNNLDEDLKKTVSAINRLDSQRYELTNKIVEVNTLMEGLKTGDLFISLTQLHALPPTIAKNLEQLEDLYRDQEKLKLSYKEVTFAYRQRQKDIETLRDKSGRQLEEQRAEWIKRLEQINQKKARLEHEFVNIPDKSTQFSKNLRFYKLYEQFYLSLMQSKSEFEITQAGSVPDYKILSPANLSYTPISPNKLMITGIGFVGSVVAMLLVVGLLYVLNNKITSLLDIERVTSVPMLGVVPSSRHFTKNGLHVLDHPKSMVSEAIRTLRTNLDFFNINGQRKVIAVSSTVSGEGKSFIALNLGAVMALSKKKVVLLDLDMRKPKQNLPVNVDDTTKGISTVLIRKNTWQECVSTTALANFDYIPSGPHPPNPSELLLNGEFEELLNNLKTQYDYIILDTPPVGLVTDGIMAMKRADISIYIFRANYSKKDFVLNLQRIININKFSNITTLLNALPSTGEQSYGYGYYEEPGNRPWLKKIFNT
- the hflX gene encoding GTPase HflX, with the protein product MTVKEKTAVMVALGGAQDQEVTQEHLDELAFLAETAGVKTIKQFVQNLPHPDSRTFVGKGKLAEIKEFVTVKKVNNIIFDEDLTPSQLRNLEKEFNTSDADEPKVRIYDRSLLILDIFLFRAQTAQARTQVELARNQYLLPRLTRMWTHLERQRGGTGTRGGAGEREIETDRRNIRNQISILKDKLEKIEKQKITQRKSRGNVVRVALVGYTNVGKSTLMNLLSGSGVLAENKLFATVDATVRKVTFGNVPFLLSDTVGFIRKLPHHLIESFKSTLDEVREADLLLHVVDFAHPFHDNQIEVVSKTLQEIGAANITTILVLNKIDLYKKQHPEVDLEERKGYYREMGYEHVIFVSATKNENITGLKRMMFEEIKQKHVQIFPNFFKRRL
- a CDS encoding CHAT domain-containing protein is translated as MKLARLLLLVVMCVTAAEPLFSQNKKFDKSLKKVDASYASGSFAKASSGLEKLKKSVVAKMGQQNAYMPGLLLREARINLASGMLTDFDKTLADALANSQTMYGDNSATYAGNLIDVAEIYNEYGNFRVSREYLEKAKELLTKTNQYSDALKGRVALAEAEAMTGQGFCNDAVATLRSVESYFAGRAVEKETKVDGATIKTVRVPDEELLFRYTSYARLLTLTANAYAKKGNLLSADSAFKAAQVWIRKNQRFMGETSLYLVQNNFLYARMLVDNGNEHRENDLEFDNLLNDLKRRANPTYTLGHDIYLAYLHQMLEEENRARYLNVKLEYEKMIDKYFPKTSLVRINLKAVEFDSKFQRDKTKDLETDAIALIKSKSLPKNYRTTERTLNFLYEVALREKRYTNAESYLTQISEIQKELYGETSPEYHLSLIRLAGFYLDYTNKIDEASKIYEESYAKIVSKEIGPWHKDNLNILNHLATLYEYADKYALASATLDKASDVARSKFDDKDPDYGVELDRIAGLQIKLGQYEKAEGNLAKALTILEEYRKDDARIGDYVHVIETQAKLFGIKGLFDEAEDNLERSRRLIEKAKVAVGSELSTAEELTALFIQLGRYSEADRLLNTQIPEYELLYGNTSLRLIEPLVNKGRLALAKGDYTEAERIALRANQLATKSYGEISTKTAPTQKLLSDIYYTLGDYDKAEKNVIKAVASQEKQFGRNHVEVAKSLSQLALIKFYKGDKPKEVEKLMLESRDIMAAKLGKDNPQYAEILKNVAVLYISEKKFDLAFNSLTVAEGIWRTKTGTKNNINAAGIYTLTGDVYYQLKNYKKAEEFYNQSKNLYEKFFSITHPEYVKVMSKLSKVAYMQKDYKRSKRLIEESLTNYESFIKQYFPALSEREKAKYWNTIKGDFEFYNTLALSNLDDFKDLSGKVYNYQLLTKALLLSSSIKIRERILNSTDDQLKMQYSTWVQKKELLTLALSMSATQLVENGIDPAALQQEVERLEKDLSQRSELFGQSFENKRVTYDDVKKALKPNEAAIEMVRYRYFNHDFTDSVIYAALYLKPDFSRPKAILIKDGKKLETRYFKFYRNAITGKVPDEVSYGVFWKPIQDEVGQSATIYLSADGIYNQINLEAIPTPDGKYVIDNANIVLVSNTKDLYIRKIKSKQSPSENTASMFGNPTFYAAATGDQSISSLPGTEKEVTQLQFILKQKGWITAEYVEQTASEENVKEMNSPKIFHIATHGFYRPTVQATLEDELQGSEAALNQNPLMRTGLLLRGAGDLMEKTEYNYNMENGILTAYEAMSLNLDKTDLVVLSACETGLGDLEAGEGVYGLQRAFLVAGAKVLIMSMFKVDDDATQKLMLKFYQKWLNSANLRQSFIDAKKEIRVEYPEPIYWGAFMMIGLD
- the rfbC gene encoding dTDP-4-dehydrorhamnose 3,5-epimerase; the encoded protein is MEVKATGIEGLVEIIPTLYKDDRGWFYEFYKEDTFSKHNLNYRFVQENTSFSKKGVIRGLHMQRAPYAQAKLVTVLSGKVLDVVVDLRSGSKTFGQVYYYILDGERRNMLMVPEGFVHGFAALEDSVFFYKCSNLYDKASEIGVRWNDPELNIDWRVQDPIISEKDMVLPTMDELLGNSVISR
- a CDS encoding polysaccharide biosynthesis/export family protein, encoding MFKVPEGTVLKQQTEAAEKNYVIQINDQLQLEVYTSNGERLIDPDRKLSPDSPDQKSTKESEPTYLVDVNGVSKFPMVGSTKVVGLTIGQAEEILQQAYAVYYQQPFVKLRYTNKRVVVLGAPGGQVIPLANENMHLVEVLALAKGVGNDAKAHNIRVLRGKEVFVTDLSTFDGYLKNNIAMEPGDVVYVEPIRRPVSEAFRDYGPIVSVLTSLTTLLVVILSL
- a CDS encoding glycosyltransferase family 4 protein, which codes for MRVAIVLNTSWNIFNFRMNFVRALQMQGHEVHTIAPVDEFTHLLTEAGCIHHPVKMDSRGANPIKDSALIAELFFIYRKVKPDIILHYTIKPNVYGTLAASMLGIPVINNVCGLGTVFLKDNIVSAIAMLLYKISFRFAGKVFFQNPDDLKLFLDKKLVPAKAVDILPGSGIDLKRFQPTPFKRNEKFTFLLISRLITDKGVIEYIDAVRKLKGKGIDAHFQVLGAKDPLHKRGIQLDVIQEWIDSGTIEYLGTTNDVRDFINNADCVVLPSYREGTPRTLLEAASSSKPIIATDVPGCNHVVKDDFNGFLCRLKDADDLAEKMKRMAGLADEKLKAFGKNGRAKMEAEYDESLVINKYLAALSDFRQAS